In a single window of the Oryctolagus cuniculus chromosome 2, mOryCun1.1, whole genome shotgun sequence genome:
- the LOC138848435 gene encoding large ribosomal subunit protein eL42: MVNVPKTRRTFCKKCGKHQPHKVTQYKKGKDSLYAQGKRRYDRKQSGYGGQTKPIFRKKAKTTKKIVLRLECVEPNCRSKRMLAIKRCKHFELGGDKKRKGQVIQF; encoded by the coding sequence ATGGTGAACGTTCCGAAAACCCGCCGGACCTTCTGTAAGAAGTGTGgcaagcaccagccccacaaggtGACACAGTATAAGAAGGGCAAAGACTCTCTCTATGCCCAGGGAAAGCGGCGTTAtgataggaagcagagtggctATGGGGGACAGACTAAGCCGATTTTCCGAAAAAAGGCTAAAACTACAAAGAAGATTGTGCTGAGGCTTGAGTGTGTGGAGCCCAACTGCAGATCCAAGAGAATGTTGGCTATTAAGAGATGTAAACACTTTGAATTGGGAGGAGATAAGAAGAGAAAGGGGCAAGTGATCCAGTTCTAA